The Alistipes sp. ZOR0009 genomic interval GATTTTTAGTTGTGCTAAGATTTATTTTGTAGGCTACGGCATAGTGTACCTCGTCAGAAAAACCAAAACCTGGGTTATTTTGACCTATTACACGAGCAGATCGGTCGTTGAATTCTCCGCTTTGTGTGAAATTTAGAGGATCTATTTCTGTGGCTCCTTTTAAGAATTCTTTAAGTGTAGTTATAGTTGATTGTTCAACTACGAATGAGTAAGTTTCATTGGTTGCAACCTCAGACGAATATCCTACTATGTAGTAGTCTCCTGGAGCGAAAATTTGTTCAATAGTTGGATTGTCAGAACTATAGGTCTGCTTGTATAGTTCGTATTTATTGTCGGTATTCCTCCTATACACGTAAAGATTAGAGTAGTAACCTTTCTTAAACTTTATCGCGAGATATTTGGATTCGCTGAGGGTTAACTTACGGGCTATAGCATAGCTGGCCTTGCTGTCGTCTCCAAAAATGGGGTTGGATTGACCAAAAACAGACTTGGCTTGGGCTAAGAACTCGCCAGATATGGAAAATGGCATAGATCCGATTGGATCAGCTTCATTTAATAGCTGGTTTAAGGTTATTGTGGATGAGTTTGTTATTTCTAGCGAGTAAGTTCCTGTAGCATTTTCGTTGTTGGAAGTTCCTACTATATAGTATTCGCCAGCTGCAAGCTGACGATCTATTTTCGTAGAGTTTCCATTCCAATTGTATTTTTTTTCTATGAGGGTATAGCTGTTGTCGGTATTCTTTTTATACAGATAGATAGCTGGACTTATTGCGAATGTGAACGTTGCAGAAATCGCTTTAGGTGTATCTAGTATTAACTTTTTTGCTATTGCATAGTAAGATCCACCTATTTCTCCAAAGTTGGGGGTTTGTTGCCCAAACGTAGATGTAGATTGTAGGGTAAACTCTCCGGATGTAGATGCTGGTAATGCTTCTATATTGCTAGCACGAAGCAGCAGCTGGTCTAGGTCTAGAGACGTAGAGTTGGTTACTTCAAACGTGTAGGCTCCTTGAGCTTTTGGGTTCTCTGTAGTTCCTACTAAATAGTATTCTCCAGTGGTAAGCTTGAGGTTTAATTTGCAAGATCTACTATTGCCATTTTGGGCTACAACAGTGTAGCTGTTATTGGCGTTCTTTTTATAAAGGTATAGGGTGGCATTTGAGTCAAATGAGAACGTTGCAGTAATTGCTTTAGGTGTATCAATTGTTACTTTTTTTGATACAGCATAGTAAGTACTTCCTGTATTTTTAAAAGATGGATTGGTCTGCCCAGGAACTAAGTCGGATTGAACGGTAAACCCTCCACTTTCTGTAAAGGGCAGAGTAGCTATAGCAGGTGCTTTATCTAAAAGCTCATTTAGAGTAGTGAGTTTTATATGATCTACGGACATCGTATAATTCCCCAAGGTATTAGGCTGGTAGCTGGTGCCTACAAAGTAGTATTCACCAGGTTTGAGAGAGAGCTCTAGCAAAGAGTTGCTATTTCCAGCTCTGTCATCATCGCTATTCACTAGTTCGTAGCTGTTGTCTGCGTTTTTTTGGTAAACATAAAGGTAGGCATCTGAGCTTAATTCAAATTTGATGCTTACATTTTCGGTTCTACTGGTTGTTAACTTATATGCTACCGAATAGTAGTTGCTTCCGCTGTTTCTAAAACTGGGGCTTGATTGTCCTGCAACTAAAACAGACTGGCTAGTAAACGTTCCTTTTTCAGTAAAGGGTAACGTGCTTATTTCAGAGGCTTTACTTAAAAGCTCTGAAAGAGGAATGGCGCTGGATTGTGCTCGAAGCGGCAAAGACGCAACAGCAAAAAAGATCCATGCCATTAGACTGACAATTGTTTTGGATTTCATAAGAGATTAATTTCAATGTATGTTGATTTTTTTTACATCTACTTAAAATAGTTGTGTTATTCTAGATGTTGCTAGAAAACATCTAGAAGGGAGTGTCTGCTTTTATTTATACCCCCAAAAAGATACTATGTGGAAAAAATGGGAACTACGCTCATAAAGAGCGTTTGCTTGTGAAAGAATAATGTCATGCTAACTTAATAGGTAAAAGATAATTTAAATTATGCAGCATACAGATTGGAATGTGGGCATGTTTCATCCCACCTAATTAATATCTCCCGATTCTATTCGTAGATTTTATAGCTAAAACTTCCAACAGCTGTTTGCTTGCGGTGCAAAGTTAAAAAAATTAATGAAGTCTTTTTGTTCCGATAGTTGTTGCAATGCAGTAGGTCTGCTTTTGTCGTTTTTATTTAGCTCACATATCCTTGTTTTTCTTGTTTTGGGTTGTGCGGTGTGGTCTAATTTCCTTCTTAATAGCAATACATCCAACAGTTTTTCTCGAAATATTAGGAATGGAGTATCTATGAGCTGAACTCAATAAAAAGAAGGCTGTACAATTGTACAGCCTTCCTTTTATTATATTCCTATTTGGTAATCACCCCAATCTCACCTACTGATACCCAGCCTTGATGCAGCACATCGTCTAGCGAAACCAACTTGAAGTATTTACCCTGTAGGGGCTGGTTGAAGCGAATGTACTGCTTTACCGTGTTGTTGGCCATGTTGGCAAACTCTCCGTTGCAGTCGGCCTTCTGCCAGGTTGCTCCATCCATCGAGGTGTAGAACTCGAACTTTGTGATTGTACCGCTTTTGTTTCCATCTACTCGGGGCGAGTAGGTGAAGCCTTTCAGCGTTAGCGTTTCGCCCATGTCAACTACGATGGAGTAGGGGTGCTGCTTTATCTTTCCCTCCCAGGGGGTATGCCACATGGTGGTGCTCTTTCCGTCTATGGCGTTGGAGGCGGGGAACGAGATGTCGGCGCTATCGGCAAATACGATTTGCCATTTTGCGCTGCAGATGTCAAATGGTTCTGCTACCACTTCGCTCATGTCTTTCCCGTTGTTGATGTAGGTACGAGCCTTTACTACTCCACCTTTTGCTAAGCTAAAGGGCTGGCGGTAGATGGGAGATTTTGCGGTAGGAGTGCTGCCGTCTGTGGTATATCTTACGGTGGCGGTTTCCGATTCAGCCGCAATACTTACCATTCCCTGCTTGTTGCGCGATATGGTGGGTAGCGACATTATTTCGGGAGCCTTAAAAAGCCCAATGTTGCTGATGTTAGGAAGCGCTCTTGCCTTGGTGATGGTGACCTTTATCTTACTAATGGCCATTGTTGGGAATTGAAGCAGGCGCTTGTAACCAATGGTTGTTTCGTTGCCAATGGTAATCCATCTTTTGCCATCGAACGCTTCTACACGAAACTCCTCCACGCGTTGTCCTTTCCCTATATTTTCCTGTATTTGAAAAACGTTGGCAATAGCAGGTTTGGTAAAGGAGAACTCTGCCACTGCAGGTAGCGTGGAGGGACTCCAGTCTGTAGCGCTATTTCCATCTGTGGCAAATTTGGCATTGGTCGATTTTGCTTTACGCATCAAATCTACCGCAAAAGTTTGCTTAAGGTATGCCCCAAACTCCTTTAGGCGGGCTGCATCCTCCTCTTTTATAAGGCCGCGGGTATCGGGTGGTATGTTAAGCAGCAGAACGGAGTTGCGTCCTACCGAGGTGTAGTAGATGTTGGCCAGCTGCCCAAGAGTCTTTACTCGGCTATCTTCCGACTTGTGGTAAAACCACCCTGGACGGATTGAAACGTCGACCTCGGAGGGATACCAGTAAACGCTGCTGGCTTTATTAAGTAGCTCGCGGCTACCTAAGTCCTTTGCCTCTGCATGGATATTAAGTGCCGCATTCTTTTTTACCATCTCAGGGCGTGCGCCTGGGGCAAATGGGGTAACGCTCCATTCCGTGGTTCTGCCTTCGCCATGCTCGTTGCCAACCCAGCGAACATCTTCGCCGCTAACGGCAACAACGGCGTTAGGTTGTAGCTTATGGATTAAGTCGTAGTAGGCATCCCAGTTGTAAATTTGCTTTTTGCCGTTTGGTCCTTCGCCACAGGCGCCATCGAACCATACCTCGTCTACTTTGCCATAGTTTGTTAGCAGCTCGGTTAGCTGCTCCATAAAGTAGCTGTCGTAGGCAGGAGAGTCGCCGTAGCTTTTGGCATTCCTATCCCACGGAGATAGGTACACCCCAAACTTCATTCCATACTTGGTGCAGGCATCACGAAGCATACGTACAACGTCGCCTTTGCCACCCTTCCATGGGCTGCTGGCTACCGAGTGGGTGGTGGTTTTTGTTGGCCACAAGCAAAATCCGTCGTGATGCTTTGCTGTTAGGATGGCCATCTTAAAGCCAGCCTCCTTTAGGGTACGCACCCACTGTTCGGCATCGAGCTGCGAGGGATTGAATATTTGAGGAGATTCGGTTCCGTGTCCCCACTCCAAATCGGTAAAGGTATTTACGGTAAAATGGAGAAATGCAGTCATCTCGAGCTCCTGCCAAGCCTTTTGCTGCGGCGAAGGAACCACCCTAGAGGCCAGCTCCATCTTTTGCTCGATGGTAGAATTTGGGGGGAATGCAACCGATTTGGGATAGTACGTTGGGCTATCCTGTCCCATAACATTCACCTGAGACAATAGCCCAAGAGCAACGATGTGGGCAATTATTGTACGTTTCATACTAATAAAATTAAGAAGCACGCTTTACCGGTGCCTGCACTTCGGTAAGGCGTCTTTGGGTTAATGGTGTTTATACTCCAAAAGAGCAAATAATTATTAATTCTTGAAACATCATTTTTATCTGTGCGGCTATGAAAATATGAGGCACGCTAATAACCCGCAGTGTATGCTCAAGTAATTATCTATGAGTGAATGATTTTATAAATTGGGCCTAAAGTCGTTAGTTCCTACCAGTTGGGTGTTTATATGTATAACATACCTTTTGTTAAGCTTTATATAAATAAGATGAACTCTTTTATGGCATACATTTGCTTACGACAAACCCCATTTAGTTAAAACATGAGAACACTTATCTACTGTTTTTTAATTATGCTTATTCCCTTTGCCTCTATAGGGAAAAGCAGCAAACCCCAACGGGCGAATCTTATTCCTCAGCCAACTTCTGTGGAATGGAAGTCTGGTGGCTTTAACCTTAAGAATGGTATAACCATTTATGCCGACAACAGCGTCGCTCCAATTGCAGGTTACCTGAAAGATATCCTTAAAAAGGGAGGTAACGTTGCTGCCAATGTAAAGGCTTTCGATGCCAATGCCAAGGGTGGTATTACCCTTTCGTTGGTTGATGATGGCCAGTATGGCGATCAGGGCTACCGGTTAGATGTATCCGCTAAAGGTATTGAAGTTAAGGCTAAGACTGCACAGGGTCTTTTCAACTCGGTGGCAACCATCCATCAGCTAATCCCTGTTAGCGGAAAGATGCAGATTCCTGCGGTTTCCATTACCGACAAGCCTCAGTTTGTTTGGCGCGAAATGATGCTCGACGTAGGTCGTCACTTCTTTAGTAAGGATGAGGTGAAGCGCTTTATTGAGCTTGGCGCTATGTACAAGTTCAACGTTTTTCACTGGCACCTAACCGAAGATCAGGGTTGGAGAATTGAGATCAAGAAGTATCCTAAGCTTGCTGAGGTTGCTGCTTGGCGTACCGAGGCCGATGGCAAAAGGTATGGCGGATTCTATACTCAGGAAGATATAAAGGAAGTTGTTGCCTTTGCCGCCTCAAGAGGGGTAACCATCATCCCCGAAATTGAGCTGCCAGGCCATAGCGTTGCAGCACTTGCTGCCTATCCTGAGCTATCCTGTACGGGAGGTCCTTTTGAGGTGCCTAACTCTTGGGGCGTATTCCCTGATGTGTATTGTGCTGGTAACGATAAAACATTTGCCTTCCTTCAGGATGTTCTAACAGAGGTTATGGCGCTATTCCCCGGTAAGTATATTCATATTGGTGGAGACGAGTGCCCCAAGGATCGCTGGGAGAAGTGCCCTAAATGCCAGCAGCGCATTAAAGATAACGGACTAAAGAACGAGCACGAGCTGCAAAGCTACTTTGTAAAGAGAATAGAGAAGTTCTTGAACGATAATGGGCGTAAGCTTATTGGCTGGGACGAGATACTTGAAGGTGGTTTAGCACCTAATGCTACGGTTCAGCTTTGGAGAGACTGGGACCACGCCGTTAAGGCAGCAGAGGAGGGGCATGATGTGATTATGACCCCAACAACGCATTGCTACTTCGACTATCTTCAAAAGAATTTAGATTTAGAAAAGGTGTACTCCTTCAATCCAATTCCCGAGAAGCTGGCCGCTGAGCACCAAATGCATATCTTAGGTGGCGGTGCCAACCTTTGGACCGAGCGCGTACCCAACAGCGATCGTGCTGACTTCATGCTATTCCCTCGTCTTTTTGCCATCTCCGAATGTTTGTGGAATGGTAAGGCGCGTCCTGCCTTCAGCGAGTTTTTGGAGAAGGTGCGTACCGAGAATACACGCCTAGAGAAGCTAGGTGTTAAGTACGGTCCAGAGGGACGCGATTTTGATACAAAGGCAACGCCTGATATTGCCAACCGTCAGCTTAAGGTAGCCATTAAGTCCGATTTAAAGGACATTGAGTTCCGCTACTCTGTTGACGCTTCGGTGCCAACCACCGCTTCGCCTTTGGTTAAAAATGGCGAGTTTAGCGTAAAGGATAAGGCATCCATTACCATTAGCGCTTTCCGCAATGGTAAAACATTTGGTAGCCCAGTTCTCTACAACTTTAATGCCCACAAGGCTTTTGGTAGCCCAGTGAAGATAAAGAATCCTCTTGGCAGTAGCTACAAGGGCCTTTACAACGACTGTATTACCGATGGGCTAAAAGGTTCTCCAACCGACTTCAGAGATGGATTCTGGCAGGGAACTCCTTTAAACGATTTTGTTGCTGATGTGGAGCTACCTGCTGTTACAGAGGTGCGCTCGCTATCGCTAAATGCTTTTCAGGATGTTGGTTCTTGGATCTTCTTCCCAGTTACCGTTGTTTACGAGGTTTCGGAAGACGGTGTTAAGTACACTCCTGTAGCATCGGCGCAGGTGCCATTAAAGAGCAAGACGCTTAGCACCTACGACTTTAAGGTAACCATCGAACCCGTAAAGGCTAAGTTTATTCGTGTAACAGCGAAGAACATCGGGCTGTGTCCACAGGACCATTCGGGCAAGGGTAATGCTGCCTGGGTATTTGTAGACGAACTTACGGTAGAGTAAATCATAAGATATTGTTAGGTTGTGAAGGGATGCGTAGCTGTACGCATCCCTTTTTTGTGGGTATACTTTCTGCTTGAATGGGTGCTTAAGTCCCACGAGGCATCAACATATACCAACATTTGGGGATTGATGCCTCCTTATTTATAATCTTTCTTTGTTGCGTAAAATCGACACGCCACAATGAAGAAGTTTTTAAGGTATGCTCATCGCTATTTGGGCTATGTAACGGGTGTAATACTTGCCGTTACCTGCCTCACCGGAGCCATTCTCGTTTTTGAGAAGGAGATAACCTCCGCTCTTAACCATCACCTTTATAGAATCGAAAATGTAGCCAACCAGCAGCGGCTGTCGCCCGAGGGTTTACTAACGAAGGTAAGCTCCGTGCTGAATGGAGAGATCGAATCGTTGACGGTTAACGCTGGCGACAACCAGAGCTGGGGCGTAGCGCTAAAGGATAGCGAAAAGATTACCTATATCAACCCTTATACGGGCGCGGTACTTGGCGAGGCTGCTGGCCGTCATCCGTTTTTTATTGGGGTGATGAAGCTGCATCGCTTTCTACTGGCCGACGATGCAGGCCGTATGGTTGTCGGCATATCAACCATCATATTTACGTTAATGCTTATAAGCGGTCTGGTTGTATGGCTTCCGCCATACCTTGGCCGACTACGCAGCTATATTCGTTCCATTAGAAAAAAGGCCTCCTTTGCACGCGGAGGTAACCGCTACCGCAAGCTCTACGATTGGCATGTTCTTCCCGCGCTTGTGGCCCTGCCTTTGCTGCTGCTGATGTCGCTAACGGGGCCAACATGGTCGTTTAAGTGGTACCGAAGCGGAGCTTATGCCGTGCTGGGAGCCGAGGCTCCAGAGCACAAAAAGCCGGAGCGAGATGGGGAGAACGCAAAGCAGCAGCCATCGAGCTATACGTATGTTGGGTTAGACGCTGCCGTTGCCAGCGTAAAGGAGGCAAGCCCCCTGGCGCAGAGCCTAACGGTTAAGCTACCAGCACGCAAAGGGGTGTACTCCATCACCACGCTCGGCAAAAATCCGCTTACGCGTCGTCAAACAGACAGCTTTACCTACAGCATCGAAAAGGCTAAGATTGTAAAGAGTGAGCTGTGGAAGGACAGGCCTCGATCGGCAAAGATGCCCGCGTGGATATACGCTTTTCACACCGGAACTTGGGGTGGCGTCTTCTCGAAGGTACTCTACCTGCTGGCGGTGCTGGTTGGCGCGGCATTGCCTATCTTGGGTTTCATGATGTTTGTAGCCCGTACCCGTCGGCGTTCGTTGAGGCAGTAGCCTTACGGCCGATATACTAGCAATCAGTAATTTCTTAAATAAATACACCGTGGTGTTTTGCCACGGCTAGCCACGCTTTTGTCAAATTTATAACATACTAAATCGATGAGAAGATTAATCTTGGCCATTCTGCTTATGGGATGCGCGCTAGGCTTTAGTGTCGCGGCGCCTGTAGAGCGGCTCTCTGTTAGGGGCACCGTAAAAAGTGCGAAGGGGGATGTCCTTCCGTTTGCCACCATTGTGATTGATGGTAGCAACCTAGGAACCACCTCGGATGAGAATGGAACCTACTCCGTATTTAACCTACGTCCAGGAAAATATACGCTTAAGGTTTCGATGGTGGGATTTGCCACCGTTTCGAGGGTGGTGTTTGTGCAGCCACGAGAGACTACCGAAGCCGACTTTGTGCTCGACGAGCAGGCGCTAGTGCTCGAAGGCGCAGAGGTGTTTGGTGTTCGCAACCGCCAGCCCGAAAAGATGGACGTTATTACGCGTCTCCCTTTAAAGGTAAACGAGCAGCTGCAGAGCATCTCGGTGGTGTCCGATAAGCTTATTGCCGATCAGGGTGCCCTTACCATTGCCGATGTAAGCCGTAACGTTCCCGGAACCTACACCTATGCCACCTACGGAAACACCAAGGAGAGCATCTCCTCGCGCGGCTTTCGTGGTATTCCGGTGCTAAAGAATGGCGTGCGTATCAACTCCGACTTTAGAGGTCAAGGCTTTATTACCGACATGAGCGGGGTGGAGAGCATGCAGGTGATGAAGGGAGCCGCTGCGGTAACGCAGGGGGTGGCTACCGACCTGGGAAGCCCCGGTGGTGTGGTTAACATCGTTACCAAGACACCTAAGTTTGTAAACTCGGGGTTGGTGTCGCTGCGTGCAGGTAGCTGGGGGCAGATTCGCCCTACCTTCGATGTGCAAAGCGTGCTCGACAACCGACAAACCGTAGCCATCCGCTTTAATGGAGCCTACGAGCGTGCCGACAGCTACCGCCCGGTAGTTGGTTTAGAAAAGATGTACCTTAACCCTTCGGTAGAGTGGCGCCCCAACGATAAGACAACCGTAACTTTGGAGCTCGACTACCTAAACGATAGCCGTACCCCCGACGTGGGAACCGTTAACCTCTCGCTTACCGAAAATAAAATATATAAGATACCTAACGACCGCTTCCTAGGCTTTAAGTCGGATAGGCAGCAGACCCACAATACCACTTTTGGGCTTCGTTTCCGTCGCGATATCTCCGATAAGTTCTACGTTCGTGCAGCGCTGTTTGGTTCTGACCTCTCCATCGAGAAGTCGGCCGCCTCGTTGGCCGCATTTACCACTACCGATAAGGCGGGGGCCATCTCCATTCAGAAGCCGCTAAACTTTCGTAAGCGCTCCATTACCCGCGACGACCGTTTTGATAACAACCGCGTTATGCAGCTCGACTTTGTGGGCAAGGATCTTATAACGGGGCCGTTAAAGCATACCCTTCAGCTAGGTTTCGACTACTCCGATTACGATGTTACCACCGTAGCCTACAACGCCAAGCTGGTAGATACCATCGACGTGTATGCCCCAGTTTCGAATAAGCTGCGAGGCGGCAGCAGCTCGCTTACCGAAAAGAGCCGCGTTAACGCCAAGTCGCAGCGCATGGGGGTAATGTTTCAGGATGTGATTTCGTACAGCAGCTGGCTGCGCATGTACTTTGGCGGCCGATACAGCTCGGTACAAACCTTCTCGCCGGGGGCAGCTGTTGCCGATCGTACGAACACCTTTAACCCGTTAGTAGGGGTTATGGTTACGCCCATAAAGAATGTAAGCCTATTTGCCTCGTACACCAACAGCACTGCACCATCGAGCGCTACCGAGGTAGACTCGAAGGGCAACCAGCTGGGAAACTCCAGCATAACCCAGCTCGAGGCGGGTATTAAAACGGAATGGTTCGACAACCGCCTTCGCTTTAATGTTACCCTTTACAAGATAAGTAATAAGGATATGAACCTACAGGCCGCAGAGGTTAATCCAGCTACCGGCTTGGTGGAGTTTACCGGCTACTATGTTAAGGGTGGCAACGACGAACGTAAGGGGGTAGAGGTCGATCTGTCGGGCCGCGTGCTGCCCAACCTCGAAATTGTGGCCGGCTACTCGTATATCGATGCCCGCTACCGCGAGCACACCACCTTTGTACGAAATTCGAGACCCAACAACACCCCTAAGCATACGGCTAACCTGTGGGTTAACTACTATGTGGCTAGCGGCCTACTAAAAGGGCTAAGCGCCGGTGCGGGAGTTTACTACCTCTCCGAGCGTCCTAACAACGACTGGACGGTAACCAGCTGGCACGGTATAGAGCCCGGCGTGGCGCCTTGGTATATGAAGCCCTACACTACCGTAAACGCGCAGCTGGGGTACGCCATTACCAAAAGCTTAGATGTACGCCTTGTTGCTAGTAACCTGCTGAATAAGGAGGGATACAACGCCTACCGTACCGTCTACATAAACCAGATAGATCCTCGTAGCGTTGCCGCTACCGTTTCGTATCGCTTTTAGTGTTTTTTCTTTGTTTTTAGCAGCTACTCGTGGGCGATACCGGGGCATTCCCGGTATCGCCTTTTTTCTACAGGTTGTGGAGTATTTTGACGTTCCAAAGCGGGCCGTTTTTTGAAGAGTTAGCTAACGTTGTTGTTTTTGCAATACTCTTCTCCCGTTTTTGTAAAAGGCGTGCAGCTTTTACGCTTTGCGAAAAGGACGACCTGCTTTTCGCCCCCATTTCCCGCTTTTGGCTGTAAATTGGCTCACTATCTGTATCCTTTTGTTTTACTTTAGAGTATTGCTTCTACGAAAAATAGATACTAATACCTATGTTTTGAAGCATTAAAACAATTTATATTTGTCTTGCTGCTCGATATAAGCTGTTGAAATCGAGCGTATGTTATAAAAATCTTTGGAATATTGGTGTATTTAACAAAACTTTCGTTAAGTTTAAGCAACGGAAAGATGTAAGTCTGTGAGAAAAACTGTTAATTTGTGAGGTGGATATGGGAGTAGGATGGTGAGGAAGATAAAGCAGAAGATAACCACGAAAAAGCCAAAGATTTTAATCGCACCCTTATTTCCCCTACCGTATTTTTAGAAAATCGCCACAGCCACGCAAACTTTGCTGCAGGGGCGATGCTGTTTTTTTAATGTAATGGCCATTCCAACGACTGGTGACGAAGGGATATGTGAGGGAATGGGCCTAAAATGTAAAAACCACGACAAGGATTTGGGAACACAAACGACAATTCATAATAACGTTTTAACACTCTTTCGTATGAAGAAAACTAGAGTTTTAGGGGTAGCCCTAACCCTCGCTGCTACAATGGCTGTTGGTGGTGCAATGGGGCAAGCAAATACAACAACGGCAGGTTATGTAAAGACAGGGGCTACAGATGCTGCTGATGCAACTAACCAAAGAAGTTATATCACTAAAGGGAAAAAGTTAGGTTTTTTTGTTGAACCAGATATGGCATTTCACCCAAACTGGACTGCTGCTGGTACTTGGAAATTGACTCCTGATTTTTCATGGATTTGGTCTGTTTATGCTGCAGATGGAACAACTCCAAGTTCGAATATCAAGTTTGGTGCTGCTGTTGCTGGTGCTCCTAGTTATACAGGAACAGCCGCTAAGCCTGCAATTGCAAATGACCCTGCAAACTTTGTGGAAATGACTGCAGTTAATTCTGGTGTTTACACTATTAAGGTTGCTGAAAAAGCTGCTGCAGCTTTCGGATCATGTACGGGGGCTGCCAAAACTTTTAGTTTAGTTGTGATGGACGAACCTGAAATTTCTATAGATGCAGATGTTGCTCCTGCAGTAGCAACTCCTACAACTGGAGGAACTAATAATAGAACTCTACTTGCAGATGGATGTGGTGATCTAACAAATTGGAATGTGAATTTTTCAATTAAAGCGGCTGATTATTTTAATGCACAGATTAAGTTAGAAGAAATATCTGTGAAAATAGATGCAGCAGGTGTTCCTACTGAAGCAGCAACACCTCGTAATACCTATACTTACGATTTCAGAAATCAGGCTGTAACAGCAACTTCTGCAGTTGCAACATTGAGCGGGACAGCACCTTCTGTAACTGGATGGAATGCAGATTGGAACGTAAAGGCTGATGCTGCGTTTAGCTATCTGACAACAGATGCTAATAGAAATATAACATTGAAGCATCAGCGTGATTTTAAAGTGTATGTTGATGGAGCAGATGCTACAAAAAGTGATATTGTGACCCTATTTAGATATACTGTATTGGGTGTAAATGACTTTGTTTCTAGAAAAAGCGACTTAGTTGCAAATAATACAACTTTAGGAGCTCTATATGGTGCTT includes:
- a CDS encoding alpha-L-fucosidase — its product is MGQDSPTYYPKSVAFPPNSTIEQKMELASRVVPSPQQKAWQELEMTAFLHFTVNTFTDLEWGHGTESPQIFNPSQLDAEQWVRTLKEAGFKMAILTAKHHDGFCLWPTKTTTHSVASSPWKGGKGDVVRMLRDACTKYGMKFGVYLSPWDRNAKSYGDSPAYDSYFMEQLTELLTNYGKVDEVWFDGACGEGPNGKKQIYNWDAYYDLIHKLQPNAVVAVSGEDVRWVGNEHGEGRTTEWSVTPFAPGARPEMVKKNAALNIHAEAKDLGSRELLNKASSVYWYPSEVDVSIRPGWFYHKSEDSRVKTLGQLANIYYTSVGRNSVLLLNIPPDTRGLIKEEDAARLKEFGAYLKQTFAVDLMRKAKSTNAKFATDGNSATDWSPSTLPAVAEFSFTKPAIANVFQIQENIGKGQRVEEFRVEAFDGKRWITIGNETTIGYKRLLQFPTMAISKIKVTITKARALPNISNIGLFKAPEIMSLPTISRNKQGMVSIAAESETATVRYTTDGSTPTAKSPIYRQPFSLAKGGVVKARTYINNGKDMSEVVAEPFDICSAKWQIVFADSADISFPASNAIDGKSTTMWHTPWEGKIKQHPYSIVVDMGETLTLKGFTYSPRVDGNKSGTITKFEFYTSMDGATWQKADCNGEFANMANNTVKQYIRFNQPLQGKYFKLVSLDDVLHQGWVSVGEIGVITK
- a CDS encoding beta-N-acetylhexosaminidase, whose protein sequence is MRTLIYCFLIMLIPFASIGKSSKPQRANLIPQPTSVEWKSGGFNLKNGITIYADNSVAPIAGYLKDILKKGGNVAANVKAFDANAKGGITLSLVDDGQYGDQGYRLDVSAKGIEVKAKTAQGLFNSVATIHQLIPVSGKMQIPAVSITDKPQFVWREMMLDVGRHFFSKDEVKRFIELGAMYKFNVFHWHLTEDQGWRIEIKKYPKLAEVAAWRTEADGKRYGGFYTQEDIKEVVAFAASRGVTIIPEIELPGHSVAALAAYPELSCTGGPFEVPNSWGVFPDVYCAGNDKTFAFLQDVLTEVMALFPGKYIHIGGDECPKDRWEKCPKCQQRIKDNGLKNEHELQSYFVKRIEKFLNDNGRKLIGWDEILEGGLAPNATVQLWRDWDHAVKAAEEGHDVIMTPTTHCYFDYLQKNLDLEKVYSFNPIPEKLAAEHQMHILGGGANLWTERVPNSDRADFMLFPRLFAISECLWNGKARPAFSEFLEKVRTENTRLEKLGVKYGPEGRDFDTKATPDIANRQLKVAIKSDLKDIEFRYSVDASVPTTASPLVKNGEFSVKDKASITISAFRNGKTFGSPVLYNFNAHKAFGSPVKIKNPLGSSYKGLYNDCITDGLKGSPTDFRDGFWQGTPLNDFVADVELPAVTEVRSLSLNAFQDVGSWIFFPVTVVYEVSEDGVKYTPVASAQVPLKSKTLSTYDFKVTIEPVKAKFIRVTAKNIGLCPQDHSGKGNAAWVFVDELTVE
- a CDS encoding PepSY-associated TM helix domain-containing protein, with product MKKFLRYAHRYLGYVTGVILAVTCLTGAILVFEKEITSALNHHLYRIENVANQQRLSPEGLLTKVSSVLNGEIESLTVNAGDNQSWGVALKDSEKITYINPYTGAVLGEAAGRHPFFIGVMKLHRFLLADDAGRMVVGISTIIFTLMLISGLVVWLPPYLGRLRSYIRSIRKKASFARGGNRYRKLYDWHVLPALVALPLLLLMSLTGPTWSFKWYRSGAYAVLGAEAPEHKKPERDGENAKQQPSSYTYVGLDAAVASVKEASPLAQSLTVKLPARKGVYSITTLGKNPLTRRQTDSFTYSIEKAKIVKSELWKDRPRSAKMPAWIYAFHTGTWGGVFSKVLYLLAVLVGAALPILGFMMFVARTRRRSLRQ
- a CDS encoding TonB-dependent receptor, which translates into the protein MRRLILAILLMGCALGFSVAAPVERLSVRGTVKSAKGDVLPFATIVIDGSNLGTTSDENGTYSVFNLRPGKYTLKVSMVGFATVSRVVFVQPRETTEADFVLDEQALVLEGAEVFGVRNRQPEKMDVITRLPLKVNEQLQSISVVSDKLIADQGALTIADVSRNVPGTYTYATYGNTKESISSRGFRGIPVLKNGVRINSDFRGQGFITDMSGVESMQVMKGAAAVTQGVATDLGSPGGVVNIVTKTPKFVNSGLVSLRAGSWGQIRPTFDVQSVLDNRQTVAIRFNGAYERADSYRPVVGLEKMYLNPSVEWRPNDKTTVTLELDYLNDSRTPDVGTVNLSLTENKIYKIPNDRFLGFKSDRQQTHNTTFGLRFRRDISDKFYVRAALFGSDLSIEKSAASLAAFTTTDKAGAISIQKPLNFRKRSITRDDRFDNNRVMQLDFVGKDLITGPLKHTLQLGFDYSDYDVTTVAYNAKLVDTIDVYAPVSNKLRGGSSSLTEKSRVNAKSQRMGVMFQDVISYSSWLRMYFGGRYSSVQTFSPGAAVADRTNTFNPLVGVMVTPIKNVSLFASYTNSTAPSSATEVDSKGNQLGNSSITQLEAGIKTEWFDNRLRFNVTLYKISNKDMNLQAAEVNPATGLVEFTGYYVKGGNDERKGVEVDLSGRVLPNLEIVAGYSYIDARYREHTTFVRNSRPNNTPKHTANLWVNYYVASGLLKGLSAGAGVYYLSERPNNDWTVTSWHGIEPGVAPWYMKPYTTVNAQLGYAITKSLDVRLVASNLLNKEGYNAYRTVYINQIDPRSVAATVSYRF